The window TGATTCgaactacgggacgatatcccaggagatcctctgggcatttacatttaggactatgggacgatatctcgggagatcccctattgctaTTTCTGTGTACTAAGTTAGATTCTTTCTGTGATTTTATTCGTTATAAACTGTTAGCACTTTAATTATGTTGTCATATTGTATACAgttttaccttgtttttcatctataatcagtagggccctgaccttcctcgtcactactcaattgaggttaggcttggcacttactgagtaccgctgtggtgtactcatgccctttcttgcacatgcttttcgtgtgtagatccaggttcttcggctcagccaTACTTCTAGTAAGGCAAGGCGATcttcagagactttgaggtatatctgccacgttcgcagaccgaggagtccctctctattctcacTTTTAGCTTGAGCTctcatgtatttacttttgtttagatatTCTGGAATTATAACACTTTGTAGTTATTCCACAAAttatgatttcatgagattccaggttttgggagtcgattcagtttgagagtttatatttgtatatgccgagcgacatcataaatgttttatttatgttttatctgcagttttggctagttttatcttttattttttttcacaaattgttaggcttacctagtcgtagagactaggtgccatcacgacagttcataGAGGgtgaacttgggtcgtgacaggagaGATGGCATAGGACTATATTAGATATGGCTAGAGCTCTCAGATTCCATGCCTTCATACCTCTGAGATTTTGGGGTGAGTGTGTGTCTACAGCAATGTAACTGAATAAATTACCTACTGGACTTCTTCAAGGCAAGTCTCCATTTGAAGCACTATTTCAGAAGATACCTTCCATACAATATCTTAGAGTGTTTGGTAGCTTATGTTATGCCACAAAAGTGCAGAAAGGGGATAAGTTCAGTCTTAGGGCAATTCCAGCAGTTCATATGGGATATTCATCTTATCAAAAGGGATATATCTCTATGATCTACATTCCAAGGGCTTCTTTGTCAGTAGAGATGTTGTCTTCAAGGAAGACATTTTTCCTTTTAAGCACATGCAACTTGGAACTTCTCTCTTATTTCCTATACTAGAGTTTACATATGCACCAATTGAAAAGAGTATTGGCCAACCTGTATCTATTTCATATTTGCCCACTTATGGTGTTCAACAAATGTCTTCTCCTTCTAGTCCTCTCTATGGTGATAATTCTGAACCAATCCCTTCTATTCCTCCTTCTGCACTCTCAGTTTCTCCTGAAGGTCTCAGAATATCTTCTAGGCCTTCTAAACCTCCTATATGGCTAGTCTAGCCCAAGAAATCTACATGTCCTTATCCTATATCACATCATGTTTCTTACAATCAACTATCTTCGTACTACAGGGCTTCTCTTGTTGCATATCAGCTATTGTTGAACCTAGAACATTCAAAGAAGCAAGTTCTAATCAAAAGTGGATTGAAGTTATGCAAGCTAAGATTTCAGCATTACAGGACAATAACACTTGGTCCTTTGTTGATCTGCCTCAAGGGAAAGTTCCTATAGGGTGCAAGTGGGTCTTCAAGGTTAAGTATAAGTCTAATGGTGAAGTGAAAATATATAAAGCTAGACTAGTAGCCAAAGGCTACAGTCAACAAGAAGGCCTGGATTATACAGAAACATTCTCTCATATGGCCAAGATGGTAACAGTGAGGGCTGTAGTTGCATTAAATGCTGCATCTCGTTGGTACATATTTCAGATGGATGTTCATAATGCATTCCTTCAAGGTGATCTTATAGAAGAGGTTTACATGCAAGTTCCTGATAGCTTTTCAAGCCAGGGGAAGAATTAAAAGGTGTGTAAGCTACATAAGTCTTTGTATGGATTGAAGCAAGTACCTAGGTAGTGGAATCTTAAGCTAACAGAGGCACTCCTAGACATGGATTTTATTCAAAGCCACTATGATTATTCCCTGTTCACCAAAAGAATAGGAGCTGATCTTGTAGTCATCCTAGTTTATGTGGATGATTTGTTGGTAACTGGCAGCAAGTTACTTCTCATTCAGCAAGTCAGAAAAGATTTGCAGGAGAAGTTGAAAATGAAGGATCTGGGGGAGTTAAAATATTTCCTTGTCATTGAGTTCTCAAGGTATCAGAAAGGTATCCTAATGTTTCAAAGGAAATATGCCCTAGAATCGGTATCTGAACTTGGCTTAGCATGAGGAAAACTAGCCTCTACACCTCTTAAGTTTAACCAAAAACTCACCTCTGTTGAATTTGATCAAATAGTAAAAGACAATGACTCTGAAGATGTGCAACTTGAAGAGAATAGAAATTATCAAAGACTAGTTGGAAGGCTCTTGTACCTAACAATGACGAGACCATATATAGCCTTTGTTGTTCAGGTACTCAGCCAGTATATGCATGCACCTAAGAGAAGAGTAGTAAGATACATCAAGTCTACACCTGGACTTGATTTGTTCATGCCAACAGGAAGCTGCAATAAACTAATAGCCTATTGTGATTCAGATTGGGGAGCTTGTGTTGAGTCTAGGAGGTTAGTCACAGGGTATGTGGTTAAATTTGGAGATGCACTGATTTCCTGGAAGTCAAAGAAACAAGGGATAGTATCAAGAAGCTCAGCTGAGGCAGAGTTCAGACGCATGGCAACCACAGTAACTGAAATTGTGTGGTTGGTTGGACTTTTCAAGGAGTTAGGAATGGACATTGCTTTGCCTGTGACAGCAAGGCAGCAATCCAAATTGTTGCACATCTAATTTTTCATGAACGAACTAAATACATAGATATTGACTGTCATTTTATTAGACAAAACTAGTACAAGGTCTTATTCAAACTCAGCATTTTGGTACAACAGAACAAATTACAGATGTGCTTACaaaggccttgtgcaaaccacaACATGACTACTTACTAGGCAAGCTGGGAATGAAGAATATATTTCATCCCTCAGCTTGAGGGGAAGTGTAGAGAGATGTAGGCCCCACCTATTTAACTAGACTATAGTTAGTAGAGTAGTTAGTATTACACTATACTATAGTTAGTAGTTGAGTTAGTTATAACTAACACTTGTATAAATAGTAGCTTAATACTTTGATCaatgttgtaagcacgtgatttttgctctgctgctgctgatttcttcttcttcttcttcttcttcttcttcttcttcttcttcttcttcttcttcttcttcttcttcttcttcttcttcttctcatttcTTCTCCTCTCACCGCCATAGCTGAAGCCTCGTGACATATAGTTATTATAAGCCAAGACTGTTCGAGCGTTCAAGTCTACAGAACAATCCTTATTAAAAGCTGATAAAGCAAAGGGAGTGGGAGATAAGTAATATAAGGGATGTCATGGTTGTCGTCCATATGAGGGTGTGAGGGTTATACCATGCTTAGCcaaggcatctgctacaatatTAGCTTCTCGATATACATGTCTAAGCTCCACGTGATCCAGTTCCAGCATCAGAGACTTGCAATCAGAAATAATAGGTAAGTAAAGTTCATTACCATGTTCGACCGTGGTGCACAGTACCTGTGAATCAGTTTCTATTTGAAGCTGCCAGAGGCTAAAGTCTTTAGCTAACTATAGGCCTAGCCGAAGTGCTATTAATCCAGCTTCAGTAGCAGAGAAGCAAGTTAAGTTGCTTGTGAATCCCCGAATCTATTGATTGGTCGAGTTACGAAAATTTCCTGCAGCTCTAGCTCTGTTAGTTGCTTAATTGAAGGCGTCGTCAATGTTAAGCTTGACAAAGTTATTAGGCGGTGGTACCATTTAATGTAAAGAGTGTACGTGTTGGCTTTAGGAGAACGAGCTGGTGAATGAAAGAAAAATTCTATAAGATGATACATGATATCAATTACAGAGAACTCCTCGTGGGGATTATGAAAAAGATTATGATTCCGTTTAATTCAAATATGCCAAAGGATGAAACGAACCATTAACATGGAAGGGACCTCAATTTCATAGTAGAAAAACGGCCCTTGATTACGCAGACAGTGCAAGCGAAGCCATTCTTCGAATTTGGGAGCAGTAGTGTTTATATGGAAGAAAGTCCATATTGATCGGACAATGTCACAGTCTAAAAATAAATGTGCCATGATTTTAGGGGTATGGGCACACGATTTGCAATTACGATCATGGATAACATGCAAATTGTAAAGGTAGGCTGCGATTTTGAAGAATTAGCCAAAGGAATAATTTAAGTTTATATTGGGAATATGGAGTTTCCAAATCCATGAGATTGGAGTAATAGCAAAAGAATATGTTTTTCCCTCCATTCCTCCTTGTGTTACTCCtatgtattttaaaaaaattaaatatgttTTTAAATGTTACATaatctttattttctgtattcaCATGTTGTTATCAATACACAAAGTTAATGCTCTTTATTTAATTTAATGTGacaattttattaaaatttggcACGTAAGTTCGATATATGTAACGTATTAAAATTGACAGTACAACTAACATTTAACTGGAACATATTACTCCTAAAATTTTATGTTGTCCCAAATAAAAAAAGTTTCTAGACTCAACTTAATTACTCCCACcaccaacacacacacacacacacacacacaaaaaaaaacagTGACGTCAATGATAAATTGTtgctattaaaataaaatactcttCAAATAGAGAAGGTCCAGCCCACAATAAATGAtcaatttgttttttattttggtccaaaataagtgtccatttatataatcaagaaaaaatttaatttgtttttccaaaattacTCTTATATACATATTCCTAAAAAGTCATTTACTCCTCCCATTTGAGAAGAGAAGTAAGTGCTACTATAATTACGGTGCAATATTTAATGAggggtagtttagtcacactaactactttcgtctagaatttagtatttccttAATGGGTGTGCCCAAAGCAAATTGATCACCTATTGTGGACCGGATGAAGtactataaagaaaaaaaatgtcaCAGAAAATGAGACGAAAAAGTGATGTTTTAtcataatttttttcaaaatgcAAAAGAGAATAATTTATTTAGTtaactatattttttattttaattgtcaTCTATGAATTAGCTAATTGTACATTGTGCACCAGGGAAAAAATGTACATTATGCAAGTTAATGTATCTCATCTCTACGTTCTGTGCATAATTATGAAAATCTCAAATAAAAATTCATGTTATCTATCTTTTTCTTAAGAAATAATGTACTTTATTATTTACTTGTGTTTAAGAAATATTATCTTCTAAAAACTTAATTATTTCAATCATCCGAATATATGATACAAGATATTAATGCAACAAAATAAGCTTTTGGATAATATTTGGTTGatattgaaaaaaaattaattaaaggaatttttacattcctatgccatataggaaactatattaccctcaatgtttaaggtttgatataattacatttagtatacctaATTACCAATTATATATCATTAGTGGTTTTTAAGGGTATTAATTACACTCCTAATTTAATGGGACCGTATATTCCTTTTAATACCActccccccacgtttctctctccaatTCCCATACCTTCCCCCACGTTTCCTTCCCACACCCATGATTTCTGTATCAAAATCCCATTATTTCTTCCATAGCCAAGGCACTGTCGGCACCTCTGCAATCTTGTCCCAATGTTTTTGTGCCCGGGGAAGATGAACACAAGCCTGGTCGATTTGATGGTTATGATTCCAGGTTCCTTCAGTAATAtaagaggaaaggaaaagagagcagcaattccaccatctCATtaaaaactttgaagctttgaattcaaatttgggttttcaaaaatcattatttatttggattgggtgttgttgtaaataattaggaatatggtttggagtttatatctcaattttgaggggttttgttgaagattagacttggttttggctgaatttcagaaagaagacgaagaagaagaagaagaagaagaagaagaagaagaagaagaagaagaagaagaagaagaagaagaagaagaagaagaagaagaagaagaagaagaagaagaagaagaagaagaagaagaagaagaagaagaagaagaagacatgacatacattatattgcaccaattgtagataaattataaaaaaaattgtagattgttgtttatttatttttaagcttt of the Nicotiana tabacum cultivar K326 chromosome 7, ASM71507v2, whole genome shotgun sequence genome contains:
- the LOC142162196 gene encoding uncharacterized protein LOC142162196 — its product is MLNKGKDTEPVANSATTGITGTLHAFISTLVDNDWIVDTGASNHMVHCLNLLDFYEEVSEKDKNKVQLPTGEQDFITHTGICSFFRNKKIQNILHILDFKYNLLSASKITKELRCLVEFFPGFYVFQELFSGKVLGIGREELGLYILKAAERQTPEHHTLPSVNTIVSTNKTLSHNSTSPCNDFSLWHRRLGHALLKFKTTVKCLKTDNGTEFVNDQIQVLRLSHTSSKARRSSETLSRDVVFKEDIFPFKHMQLGTSLLFPILEFTYAPIEKSIGQPVSISYLPTYGVQQMSSPSSPLYGDNSEPIPSIPPSALSVSPEGLRISSRPSKPPIWLGFSCCISAIVEPRTFKEASSNQKWIEVMQAKISALQDNNTWSFVDLPQGKVPIGCKWVFKVKYKSNGEVKIYKARLVAKGYSQQEGLDYTETFSHMAKMVTVRAVVALNAASRWYIFQMDVHNAFLQGDLIEEVYMQVPDSFSSQGKN